One stretch of Deltaproteobacteria bacterium DNA includes these proteins:
- a CDS encoding DUF2442 domain-containing protein has product MTTLAAKNEPVEPIAIRVWAEKRTIFVELTDGRIIGFPANRFKVLSKASEEQLKEVTLRLNGYALRWESLDEDITVPGIVAGHFQLPYEVD; this is encoded by the coding sequence ATGACCACTTTAGCCGCTAAAAATGAACCTGTCGAACCGATTGCCATCCGTGTCTGGGCCGAAAAAAGGACAATTTTTGTTGAGTTGACAGATGGCCGCATCATCGGTTTTCCTGCCAATCGCTTCAAGGTCCTGTCCAAGGCCTCGGAAGAACAACTGAAGGAAGTTACCCTACGCCTGAACGGATATGCACTGCGCTGGGAATCTCTGGATGAAGACATCACCGTGCCTGGAATTGTCGCCGGCCATTTTCAGTTGCCCTACGAAGTTGATTAA
- a CDS encoding chemotaxis protein CheW: MEALKKLVLFHLDEQKFALDLNVVERGIRVVEITSVPKAPPFVSGVINMSGRIIPVLNTRALLGLPDKEIGLDDHLLIAWAAGFKVALLMDEVIGVIDFNPQKFTASGGIFPEIGKVEGTVRLEGDIVFIYDLKGFVFRDDLSALTKEMSRETSPAITATEPGMVEYV; the protein is encoded by the coding sequence ATGGAGGCACTGAAGAAACTGGTTTTATTTCATCTGGATGAACAAAAATTCGCCCTTGACCTGAATGTTGTGGAAAGGGGCATTCGTGTAGTGGAAATTACTTCCGTGCCCAAGGCACCCCCCTTCGTATCAGGGGTCATCAATATGAGCGGTCGGATCATCCCCGTGCTTAATACCCGGGCCTTGCTTGGTCTCCCGGATAAAGAGATCGGGCTGGACGATCATCTGCTCATCGCCTGGGCCGCCGGCTTCAAGGTCGCCCTGTTAATGGATGAAGTCATCGGTGTAATAGATTTCAACCCTCAGAAGTTTACTGCCTCAGGAGGGATTTTCCCCGAAATCGGGAAAGTGGAAGGTACTGTGCGGTTAGAGGGAGACATCGTATTCATTTATGACCTCAAGGGGTTCGTTTTCAGAGATGATTTGTCGGCCCTCACCAAAGAGATGTCAAGGGAGACCAGCCCTGCGATAACCGCAACGGAACCCGGGATGGTTGAATATGTTTAA